The following are encoded together in the Bos javanicus breed banteng chromosome X, ARS-OSU_banteng_1.0, whole genome shotgun sequence genome:
- the RAI2 gene encoding retinoic acid-induced protein 2 isoform X2: MDDLQSQNLAMDMSDSSPTLTNNRLENGMAQLITTEAWNINSTDLVEGSSAPELNQSGNATYVMTAQGPVQLPVVLEQHVFQHLNSPLVLPPEAPGSSSTIHNNLFQGARDPEAQPQLLDLRIPSQPQEPPLPFEAVLHNLFPTQGALGPPPCQPPPGYTPVPPQPFNSPLSPLVPPATLLVPYPVIVPLPVPLPIPIPIPVPQSSEAKFSPTCPKPPSAFGLHPFKGPQSPLQKEEVKPFDLFQPREYFQLGRHTVIKMGSENEALDLSMKSVPWLKAGEVSPAMDQEDTALDLSLSAHRKPEPPPETLYDSSGSVDSPGHPVLEKLPSGMEVPFAPTTTQEAASVMESHGGGSDATEPPSQPSGEVKAENLVSESQAAKVIVSVEDTVPTIFCGKIKGLSGVSTKNFSFRREDSVFQGSDANSPGEEALGNMEALRKPTKNRSIKLKKVNSQEIHMLPIKKQRLATFFPRK, translated from the exons ATGGACGATCTGCAGTCCCAGAACCTCGCCATGGACATGAGCGACTCCTCCCCCACCTTGACCAATAACAGACTGGAGAATGGCATGGCCCAGCTGATCACCACCGAGGCCTGGAACATCAACTCCACCGACCTG GTGGAGGGCAGCTCGGCGCCCGAGCTCAACCAGAGCGGCAACGCCACATACGTGATGACAGCGCAGGGGCCCGTGCAGCTTCCAGTTGTGCTGGAGCAGCATGTGTTCCAGCACCTCAACTCCCCGCTGGTCCTGCCGCCGGAAGCCCCGGGCTCCTCCAGCACCATCCACAACAACCTCTTCCAGGGGGCCCGGGACCCCGAGGCACAACCCCAGCTCCTGGATCTGCGGATCCCCAGCCAGCCGCAGGAGCCCCCGCTGCCCTTTGAAGCTGTGCTCCACAATCTGTTTCCCACCCAGGGCGCGCTCGGCCCCCCGCCCTGCCAGCCTCCCCCAGGCTACACCCCGGTGCCCCCCCAGCCATTCAACTCCCCCTTGTCACCCCTGGTCCCGCCGGCCACACTCCTGGTGCCCTACCCAGTGATTGTGCCCCTGCCCGTGCcactccccatccccatccccatccctGTGCCTCAGAGCTCCGAAGCCAAGTTCAGCCCGACTTGCCCCAAGCCGCCATCTGCCTTCGGCCTCCACCCCTTTAAAGGCCCCCAGAGCCCTCTCCAGAAGGAGGAAGTAAAGCCCTTCGACCTGTTCCAGCCCCGGGAGTACTTCCAGCTCGGCCGCCACACCGTCATCAAGATGGGGAGTGAGAACGAGGCCCTGGATCTCTCCATGAAGTCAGTGCCCTGGCTCAAGGCTGGCGAAGTCAGCCCCGCAATGGACCAGGAAGACACAGCCCTAGACCTGTCGCTGTCCGCCCACCGGAAACCTGAACCTCCCCCCGAGACACTGTACGACAGCAGCGGGTCCGTGGACAGCCCAGGTCACCCGGTGCTGGAGAAACTGCCCAGTGGCATGGAAGTGCCCTTTGCCCCCACCACGACTCAGGAGGCTGCATCTGTCATGGAGAGTCACGGGGGCGGCAGCGacgccactgagccacccagccAGCCCAGTGGCGAGGTCAAGGCTGAAAATCTGGTGAGCGAGTCCCAGGCGGCCAAGGTGATCGTCTCCGTCGAAGACACTGTGCCTACCATCTTCTGTGGCAAGATCAAAGGCCTCTCGGGGGTGTCCACCAAAAACTTCTCCTTCAGACGAGAAGACTCCGTGTTTCAGGGCTCCGACGCCAATAGCCCAGGAGAAGAGGCCCTGGGAAACATGGAGGCCCTCAGGAAACCCACCAAAAACCGGAGCATAAAGTTAAAGAAAGTGAACTCCCAGGAAATACACATGCTCCCAATCAAAAAACAACGGCTGGCCACCTTTTTTCCAAGAAAGtaa
- the RAI2 gene encoding retinoic acid-induced protein 2 isoform X1, producing MDDLQSQNLAMDMSDSSPTLTNNRLENGMAQLITTEAWNINSTDLVKKALVTVPAPSILNPPAESQSGVALKVAATVLQPLCLGESPVVMPIHMQVEGSSAPELNQSGNATYVMTAQGPVQLPVVLEQHVFQHLNSPLVLPPEAPGSSSTIHNNLFQGARDPEAQPQLLDLRIPSQPQEPPLPFEAVLHNLFPTQGALGPPPCQPPPGYTPVPPQPFNSPLSPLVPPATLLVPYPVIVPLPVPLPIPIPIPVPQSSEAKFSPTCPKPPSAFGLHPFKGPQSPLQKEEVKPFDLFQPREYFQLGRHTVIKMGSENEALDLSMKSVPWLKAGEVSPAMDQEDTALDLSLSAHRKPEPPPETLYDSSGSVDSPGHPVLEKLPSGMEVPFAPTTTQEAASVMESHGGGSDATEPPSQPSGEVKAENLVSESQAAKVIVSVEDTVPTIFCGKIKGLSGVSTKNFSFRREDSVFQGSDANSPGEEALGNMEALRKPTKNRSIKLKKVNSQEIHMLPIKKQRLATFFPRK from the coding sequence ATGGACGATCTGCAGTCCCAGAACCTCGCCATGGACATGAGCGACTCCTCCCCCACCTTGACCAATAACAGACTGGAGAATGGCATGGCCCAGCTGATCACCACCGAGGCCTGGAACATCAACTCCACCGACCTGGTAAAGAAGGCGCTGGTGACCGTGCCTGCCccatccatcctgaaccccccggCCGAGTCCCAGAGCGGCGTGGCTCTCAAGGTGGCGGCCACCGTGCTGCAGCCCCTGTGCCTGGGGGAGAGCCCTGTGGTGATGCCCATTCACATGCAGGTGGAGGGCAGCTCGGCGCCCGAGCTCAACCAGAGCGGCAACGCCACATACGTGATGACAGCGCAGGGGCCCGTGCAGCTTCCAGTTGTGCTGGAGCAGCATGTGTTCCAGCACCTCAACTCCCCGCTGGTCCTGCCGCCGGAAGCCCCGGGCTCCTCCAGCACCATCCACAACAACCTCTTCCAGGGGGCCCGGGACCCCGAGGCACAACCCCAGCTCCTGGATCTGCGGATCCCCAGCCAGCCGCAGGAGCCCCCGCTGCCCTTTGAAGCTGTGCTCCACAATCTGTTTCCCACCCAGGGCGCGCTCGGCCCCCCGCCCTGCCAGCCTCCCCCAGGCTACACCCCGGTGCCCCCCCAGCCATTCAACTCCCCCTTGTCACCCCTGGTCCCGCCGGCCACACTCCTGGTGCCCTACCCAGTGATTGTGCCCCTGCCCGTGCcactccccatccccatccccatccctGTGCCTCAGAGCTCCGAAGCCAAGTTCAGCCCGACTTGCCCCAAGCCGCCATCTGCCTTCGGCCTCCACCCCTTTAAAGGCCCCCAGAGCCCTCTCCAGAAGGAGGAAGTAAAGCCCTTCGACCTGTTCCAGCCCCGGGAGTACTTCCAGCTCGGCCGCCACACCGTCATCAAGATGGGGAGTGAGAACGAGGCCCTGGATCTCTCCATGAAGTCAGTGCCCTGGCTCAAGGCTGGCGAAGTCAGCCCCGCAATGGACCAGGAAGACACAGCCCTAGACCTGTCGCTGTCCGCCCACCGGAAACCTGAACCTCCCCCCGAGACACTGTACGACAGCAGCGGGTCCGTGGACAGCCCAGGTCACCCGGTGCTGGAGAAACTGCCCAGTGGCATGGAAGTGCCCTTTGCCCCCACCACGACTCAGGAGGCTGCATCTGTCATGGAGAGTCACGGGGGCGGCAGCGacgccactgagccacccagccAGCCCAGTGGCGAGGTCAAGGCTGAAAATCTGGTGAGCGAGTCCCAGGCGGCCAAGGTGATCGTCTCCGTCGAAGACACTGTGCCTACCATCTTCTGTGGCAAGATCAAAGGCCTCTCGGGGGTGTCCACCAAAAACTTCTCCTTCAGACGAGAAGACTCCGTGTTTCAGGGCTCCGACGCCAATAGCCCAGGAGAAGAGGCCCTGGGAAACATGGAGGCCCTCAGGAAACCCACCAAAAACCGGAGCATAAAGTTAAAGAAAGTGAACTCCCAGGAAATACACATGCTCCCAATCAAAAAACAACGGCTGGCCACCTTTTTTCCAAGAAAGtaa